A segment of the Deltaproteobacteria bacterium genome:
CTCGCGATTCAAGTTGCCCGAGCGCTTGTAAGGCGCGATGCGCTCGAACAGGCGCGCGCGGCGCTGCACCATCGTGCGCGCGCGCTGCGCCACCCCGCCCCTCGGCTGATCCGCCGCGACGATCGGCTCCACCTCGCGGCGCAGGCGCTTCGTGACCCCCGCGTAGAGGCTCTCCATGTCCGTGAAGTGACGGAACACGCTGCGCAGGCCCACGCCCGCGCGCGCCGCGACCTGCTCTGCAGTGGGCTCGAGCACGCCCTCGCCCACCAGCTCGAACATCGCGCCGGCGATCGCGTCGCGATTGCGCTCGCCGCGCTGGACGCGCCCATCCGGTGCGCCCTTCGCCTTCGCGCGCGCGCTCGCCCGCTTCGCCGCTGCTCTCCGCTTCACCGCCGGCCTCGCAAATGCTGGCACCCACAGTGCCACAAGCGTGCGTGCGAATCCCAGGGCGAGGCGCAACGCATCGCGCGCCGTCTCGCCCAGAAATCCTGGAAGCTCGCGTGGAAGCGCGGCCATCACGCTGCCATGATCGAGGCTTCTCGCACGAAGAGGCGCCTCGATGCAAACCGCGCTGCGCTGGCTCTCACGAATTCTGGGCGCGTTCTTCTTGGTGGAGGGCGTGAGCTGGCTCGCCAACCCGGCAGGCGCCGCGCAGGGCCTCGCGATGCCGCTGCTCGACGGCCTCGGACGCAGCACCCAGGTGGGCGACTTCGCGGCGTTCTTCCTCGCGATCGGCGCCACGGCCCTCGCCGGTGCGCGCGCAGGTCACGCACGCCTGTTGTTCGTGCCCGCAGGAATCCTCGCGGCGGCGGCTCTCGGGCGCACGCTCGCATGGGCGCTCCACGGTGCGGACTTCGCGAGCGTGTTCATCGGCGTCGAGGTCATGGCTGCCGCGATCCTGGCCTTCGCCGCGACGAGACTCGATGCCAGCGCGTAACGCCTGTTAGGCGAACAGCGCCTCGCAGCCGGTTCCCGCGAGCACCTCGCCCACCGCCGCCCGATCGCCGCTCGCGAGCTCTGCATGGCCCTCGCGCAGCCACTGCAGGCACTTGCCCTGATAAGGGAACGGCTGCTGCACCCAAGGCTTGCCGTCGATCACGCACTCGACGCGCTCGGCGCGGCGCGCGAGCGCATCCGCGTTCGCGAGCAGGAAGGGCGCGTAGACGCGGCCCACTTCGGCGAAGAGCGCGCGCAGGGCGGGCGTGATCGCACCGCGCGCGATCCAGCCCGAGTCCGCCACCTCGAGGCCCGACAAGTCCTCCACGATGTCGACCCACGCGACCACGCGCGGCGCGAGCGCGAGCGCCTCGCCGCGCGGCGTCGGATCGAAGCTCGCGAGCTGCGTGAGCTGGCCGTAGAGACCGAAGTCTGCGGCGCTCGGCCGGGCTCCGAACACGAAGGGCGCCTCGCGTAGCCGCGCGTCGAGGAGCCGTAACAAGCGCCGGTAGCTCTCCTCGATCACCGGCGCCGTCGTCGCGTTCGAGCCCACCACCCACAGCCGGCCGATCTGACGCTCCGAGAACATCTTCGCAGCGGCGACCGCGTTCTCCTCGGCGTCGTCGACGCGCCGCCAGCGCGGAAGGATTGCGGCGGCCTGCGCGATGTCCGCCGCGTACGCCCAGCGGTAGTGGAACATCATCTTCGTCGCCCACTCGTCCGCGTAGTCCTCGAGCAGCGCGTCGAGGAACGCGAGCGCCGGGTCGTCCGGAATCACGGAGCGCCCGGCGTGCTCCCGCTCGAGGCGGCGAATCAGCGGCGAGGAGTCCGTGAGCGCCTCCCTGGCGAAGGGGTAGACGAGCTGCGGCAGCAGCTCGACACGCGGCCTCGGCAGCGAGCGAGCGCCGGGCGAGCCCGCTTGAACCCACGCGTGGGGGATGCGCCGGTAGCGCAGCACCGCGCGTAG
Coding sequences within it:
- a CDS encoding TetR/AcrR family transcriptional regulator; this translates as MKRRAAAKRASARAKAKGAPDGRVQRGERNRDAIAGAMFELVGEGVLEPTAEQVAARAGVGLRSVFRHFTDMESLYAGVTKRLRREVEPIVAADQPRGGVAQRARTMVQRRARLFERIAPYKRSGNLNRERSPFLNAEHEKLVLQLREHLALWLPELAKATHATSDAIELVASFEAWDRLCRDQGLTPARARAAQEAAVLALLGET
- a CDS encoding glutathione S-transferase, whose protein sequence is MRRASVTGRPAARARRVRAPRPQRARARPRGAARPRRSRARSAPRRSSPSPRACRRGRRETPAASRSRSCRAGCDSGRRPPSTNAPHRADPTPRSRARPHHRRGSGASRGRAARASCAPCSDPSRRARSRRASCRRPPAAPPRTRSGSPSRSRGRRLPRGTCAGARCARVAGRAPPSRRRSARSRPGSAALRSRRTRAGTPRRRARRRAKARGGEGASSWRLLARHCGTGRAIICAGTGDDDVTDSTLRIVGAPGSPYSRKLRAVLRYRRIPHAWVQAGSPGARSLPRPRVELLPQLVYPFAREALTDSSPLIRRLEREHAGRSVIPDDPALAFLDALLEDYADEWATKMMFHYRWAYAADIAQAAAILPRWRRVDDAEENAVAAAKMFSERQIGRLWVVGSNATTAPVIEESYRRLLRLLDARLREAPFVFGARPSAADFGLYGQLTQLASFDPTPRGEALALAPRVVAWVDIVEDLSGLEVADSGWIARGAITPALRALFAEVGRVYAPFLLANADALARRAERVECVIDGKPWVQQPFPYQGKCLQWLREGHAELASGDRAAVGEVLAGTGCEALFA